AACTTTATTAGTGTTTTCAAGAACACCAGAAGTGATTTCTGGTGTAACTCACCCTTCGGCCAAGACGTGACGTGAAGTTGTGGAAGATGAGGTGAGGGAAGGCCTCGGACATGGTGCCAATGTCTGGGACGTCATGTCTCATTACCACATTATACAATGTGAAGTAGGCCGTCGGGCCAAAAGGAAGGTGACACACCACCAAACCATCTACCGAAGAAAGACGTAATGTAATgatatgcaatttaaaaaaaagaaaagattaatataccaaatgttaaaaaacaagaaatgcactaaaacaggaAACGGATGAAAACTCGACCAGTCCATACCTGGTTGGCCTCTGGTCTCATGAACTATGACAAGATCACTGACATTATTAGCCTTGCAAGCATGTACTAATGTTTTAACTTCATGGTTTCCTCTGTTCATACGCTGGGCCCCTGGAAACATAAGCTTcatttcctgcaaaaaaaaataaaaaaattcacccAAATAAACCACAACCACGGATAGGTTTCCCATACGTCATTATGGTAACACAAACATCAGAGTTAACAGCGTAGAGCTACATGCATTCACACAAAGAAACGCTTTATCCTTACtgttgaatattaatattaggaTTTAACATACTTTGGCAAACATCTTGAGTCTAGAGCTggggtctctggatgttgtgacCATTATTTTGGGGTCTTCCACTCCTGCCCATTTGTACTCATCGTCCATATGAGAACTAACACCTATATGATACACAAAATACGTTAACATACTGTTGCAGAAAAAAGATTCTGGtataaatgacacaaaaatagTCACCTTCTCCACCCTCATCGTCAAACTCCAACAGTTTCTGTAAGTTTAAAGCCTCCTTCCGAACTTCAGTGGGTAAAAGACGATTTTCTGCAAAAGATAAGAACAGCGTACAATAAGCACAATATATCAGATTGGAGATAGGAGAGTTTGACGCGATTAAGATATGGCTGGAATCTCACCATCTAAAGCAGCTTTgaccttttgttttttctcttcaaTGGTGTACAGTCTGTCCTCCTGTGCTTTTCTGTACAGGTACTCTTTTCTCAGTCTTACCTCTCGCCGCAACTacagcacaaaatataaaaacagtatgAATTGTAGGAAATAaagtactgtttttaaaaggagTCTTGTATGCTTAGCAAGATATCTGGGAAACAGATTTACAGATTACAGCCCCAAAAAATCTgtcataatgtaaaataatgaatgctgtcaaatgattcattataattaatctcatctaaaatagtttttgtttacagaacatgtatatatatatatatatatatatatatatatattatatatatatatatatatttttttccactgtattttaacaaattttttcttaaatatatacacatgcatgtgtttgtatttatacatttataatattgacagaactaaaaatattttaaaaactaagtaacaagtttttttatttttaaatgtaatttagtccTGTAATGACAAAGCCAGAATTTTAGCAGTCATTATTCCAATCTTTAGTGTcatttaaaccttaaaaaacaCCAATATGATTATtcgatataataataataataattattattattattatt
This genomic interval from Puntigrus tetrazona isolate hp1 chromosome 5, ASM1883169v1, whole genome shotgun sequence contains the following:
- the imp4 gene encoding U3 small nucleolar ribonucleoprotein protein IMP4, whose product is MLRREVRLRKEYLYRKAQEDRLYTIEEKKQKVKAALDENRLLPTEVRKEALNLQKLLEFDDEGGEGVSSHMDDEYKWAGVEDPKIMVTTSRDPSSRLKMFAKEMKLMFPGAQRMNRGNHEVKTLVHACKANNVSDLVIVHETRGQPDGLVVCHLPFGPTAYFTLYNVVMRHDVPDIGTMSEAFPHLIFHNFTSRLGRRVSNILKYLFPVPKEDSRRVITFANTDDFISFRHHTYKKTDHKNVELTEVGPRFEMKLYMIKLGTLENENTADVEWRLHSYTRTAKKRTFLSVE